From a region of the Canis lupus dingo isolate Sandy chromosome 5, ASM325472v2, whole genome shotgun sequence genome:
- the HSPB2 gene encoding heat shock protein beta-2, whose product MSGRSVPHAHPATTEYEFANPSRLGEQRFGEGLLPEEILTPTLYHGYYVRPRAARAAEGSRAGASELRLSDGKFQAFLDVSHFTPDEVTVRTVDNLLEVSARHPQRLDRHGFVSREFCRTYVLPADVDPWRVRAALSHDGILNLEAPRGGRHLDTEVNEVYISLLPAPPDPDEEEEATRVEP is encoded by the exons ATGTCGGGCCGCTCGGTGCCCCACGCCCACCCGGCCACCACCGAGTACGAATTCGCCAACCCCAGCCGCCTGGGCGAGCAGCGCTTCGGAGAAG GCCTCCTGCCCGAAGAGATCCTGACCCCCACCCTCTACCATGGCTACTATGTCCGGCCccgggccgcccgcgccgccgagGGTAGCAGGGCAGGGGCGTCTGAGCTTCGGCTCAGCGACGGCAAGTTCCAGGCGTTTCTGGACGTGAGCCACTTTACGCCCGACGAGGTGACCGTAAGGACTGTGGACAACCTGCTGGAGGTGTCTGCCCGGCACCCCCAGCGCCTGGACCGCCACGGCTTCGTGTCCCGGGAGTTCTGCCGCACCTACGTCTTGCCCGCCGATGTGGACCCCTGGCGGGTCCGGGCGGCTCTCTCCCACGATGGCATCCTTAACCTGGAGGCACCTCGGGGTGGCCGACATTTGGACACGGAGGTCAATGAGGTCTATatctccctgctccctgcacctCCCGATCCAGACGAAGAGGAGGAGGCAACCAGGGTTGAGCCCTGA
- the CRYAB gene encoding alpha-crystallin B chain isoform X1, giving the protein MDIAIHHPWIRRPFFPFHSPSRLFDQFFGEHLLESDLFPTSTSLSPFYLRPPSFLRAPSWIDTGLSEMRLEKDRFSVNLDVKHFSPEELKVKVLGDVIEVHGKHEERQDEHGFISREFHRKYRIPADVDPLAITSSLSSDGVLTVNGPRKQASGPERTIPITREEKPAVTAAPKK; this is encoded by the exons ATGGACATCGCCATCCACCACCCCTGGATCCGCCgccccttctttcccttccactcCCCCAGCCGCCTCTTTGACCAGTTCTTCGGAGAGCACCTGTTGGAGTCCGATCTCTTCCCAACTTCTACTTCCCTGAGCCCCTTCTACCTTCGGCCACCCTCATTCCTGCGGGCACCCAGCTGGATTGACACCGGGCTCTCAGAG ATGCGTCTGGAGAAGGACAGATTCTCTGTCAACCTGGATGTGAAGCACTTCTCCCCAGAGGAGCTCAAGGTCAAGGTGTTGGGAGATGTGATTGAGGTGCATGGCAAACATGAAGAGCGCCAG GATGAACATGGTTTCATCTCCCGGGAGTTCCACAGGAAATACAGGATCCCAGCCGATGTGGATCCTCTTGCCATTACTTCATCCCTGTCATCTGATGGGGTCCTCACTGTGAATGGACCAAGGAAGCAGGCCTCAGGCCCTGAGCGCACCATTCCCATCACCCGTGAAGAAAAGCCTGCAGTCACTGCAGCCCCCAAGAAATAG
- the CRYAB gene encoding alpha-crystallin B chain isoform X2: protein MRLEKDRFSVNLDVKHFSPEELKVKVLGDVIEVHGKHEERQDEHGFISREFHRKYRIPADVDPLAITSSLSSDGVLTVNGPRKQASGPERTIPITREEKPAVTAAPKK, encoded by the exons ATGCGTCTGGAGAAGGACAGATTCTCTGTCAACCTGGATGTGAAGCACTTCTCCCCAGAGGAGCTCAAGGTCAAGGTGTTGGGAGATGTGATTGAGGTGCATGGCAAACATGAAGAGCGCCAG GATGAACATGGTTTCATCTCCCGGGAGTTCCACAGGAAATACAGGATCCCAGCCGATGTGGATCCTCTTGCCATTACTTCATCCCTGTCATCTGATGGGGTCCTCACTGTGAATGGACCAAGGAAGCAGGCCTCAGGCCCTGAGCGCACCATTCCCATCACCCGTGAAGAAAAGCCTGCAGTCACTGCAGCCCCCAAGAAATAG